The Neoarius graeffei isolate fNeoGra1 chromosome 10, fNeoGra1.pri, whole genome shotgun sequence sequence tGTCTGCTGTACATTATGCACAATGAGTGATGTTGTCCACAAGCTGCATGGAGAAAATAGAAATTCATGGGATTGTTGCAGCTTAAGTTTGTTTCCATGGTAattataaaattatttttattaacattAACGAAATCCACACCAGAATCATATGTTAATCCTGAAAAAGAGGACATCTGATCACCTTACTTACTGTATGTACAAAACTTTTATTTTATCTTGTTTCAGTATGGGCAAAATTATCTGACCATATTATAAGTAACGTGATTTTAAAAGATAAGTTTCATGGTCATTAGAGGAAAATTCACTAAACTTAGGTATGTAGTTTCATGTTGGAAAAAAAAGTCTATTGATATTTAGCACTTTAATGTCACATTTGTATTGCTTTAATATTTGAATTACTTTGATAACAATCTTTAATGGTGTCAACTCAGAGAATTTAAGAGTGTTCCATGCTATAATCAGTTAAAAACAGACATATAAATATTTTGATTTAagtaaataaaagattaaaaagaTGAGTTTCATGGTCATAAGAGGAAAATTAACTAAATACATTTATACAGGTATCGATTTtcatgctggaaaacaaatgtctaTTCATATTTCTTGCTATAATGTTGTAATTATATTGCTTTAAATGTTTGTATTGCTTTAATGACAATCTTTAATGGTGTCAACTCAGAATTTGTGTGTTTTCTGTTATGATGAATTAAAAAGAAACGTAAATGTTTTCATGCCttgttttatttaagttttgtATACATGTGATTAAATACATGATACTTTGATTATATTTatgataaattaaatgttaaatacAAAGAAGCCCTAGAACCAATTTCTTTTCTACAATATATGCTTGATTGTTTTTCATTTCAGGTTGATCAATAAATGATACAGAGCTTGAAAAATTACATTTTCCATTCTTTTAAGCAACCTGAGCCAAGCCAATACTGTTGGTCTGCCTGTTAAAGATGGTATAATAGTTTCGGATGAAAACATCACCCAAAATCCATAGAGAGCCCGCACTACGACCAAAACGTGTTGTGCAGCCATAATAGTCCTGGAGGGGGTAAAATGAAATAATAAATATAACATATTTAAATTGCATTCTTTGTCACTTGTATTTTATATGAAAATATGCTATGTTTCACTAAAATATACTATTTTGAGTTTTAAAAATGTCCAACTGTGAAATATGAAAGGGTGGCCTTAAATATGCTGATGATATGAAATAGAAATTTGTCTAAATTTACCTGACTGACATAGGATGAAGGAGGGATGGAGAAGGGGTAGCCATTAAGGGTGAAGGAAATTGAAGGCAGGCTCTGGATGGTGTCACAATTCAACTTATACTGCAAGGAAAGTGTGACAAAGTTTTTAattaaaaagctttttttttaacccagCAGACTTATAAATTTGGTTAGACtttaataaagtttttaaaacattAACTCACATATCCATCTTGGTCTAATGTGGCGCCCAGCCTGGAATTAAGGTAAGTGACGTCTGATGTTGGGCCAACAATAAAGGAAGTGCCAGTGTCAATAATAGTCTGACATCCTCCAGTGCAAGCAACAGCCTGCCCATTGATAGAAACACTGCAAACATTAAAAAGAAGTAATTTTAAGTGATATCAGTGTAATTGTGATGAGcattattttaaaaattatttatttttgcatcTGGAATGACTGGGACAGTGAGCTCAAAGCGTATTTGATTTTTATGTGGTGTTGACATTATGTGGCTTTGAATCTGTAGTGTTTAAATGTTACACCCAATGCAAGCTATAACAGAGCATGACAGTGTAAGTTTTCAAAATGTTCTAAGATGTTTGGGTTGAAAAATTTCCAAAATAACATTCCTGCTTTAATAATGGTTTGCTTTACAAGTTTCTTGGAACAACTAATGGTTTAATTGCTCTCGCTTAGACAAAATATACCATGGTAATAATGCTGCATCTACATACATTTGAACATTATAAACATTgtgtttctatatttctgcataaatatgacctaaaacatcatcagattttcacacaagtcctaaaagtagataaagagaacccagttaaacaaatgagacaaaaatattattcttggtcatttattaattgaggaaaatgatccaatattacatatctgtgagtggcaaaagtatgtgaacctttgctttcagtatctggtgtgacccccttgtgcagcaataactgcaactaaacatttccggtaactgtttatcagtcctgcacaccggcttggaggaattttagcccattcctccatacagaacagcttcaactctgggatgttggtgggtttcctcacatgaactactcgcttcaggtccttccacaacatttcgactggattaaggtcaggactttgacttgtccattccaaaacattaactttattcttctttaaccattctttggtagaacgacttgtgtgattagggtcattgtcttgctgcatgacccaccttctcttgagattcagttcatggacagatgtcctgacattttcctttacaattcgctggtataactcagaattcattgttccatcaatgatggcaagccgtcctggcccaattgcagcaaaacaggcccaaaccatgatactactaccaccatgtttcacagatgggataaggttcttatgctggaatgcagtgttttcctttctccaaacataatgcttctcacttaaaccaaaaatttctattttggtctcatccgtccacaaaacatttttccaatagccttctagcttgtccacgtgatctttagcaaactgcagacaagcagcaatgttctttttggagagtagtggctttctccttgcagtcctgccatgcacaccattgttgttcagtattatcctgatggtggactcatgaacattaacattagccaatataagagaggccttcagttgcttagaagttaccttggggtcctttgtgaccttgccgactattacatgccttgctcttggagtgatctttgttggttgaccactcctggggagggtaacaatggtcttgaatttcctccatttgtacacaatctgtctggctgtggattggtggagtccaaactctttagagatggttttgtaaccttttccagcctgatgagcatcaacaacactttttctgaggtcctcagcagtctcctttgttcatgccatgatacacttccacaaacatgtgttgtgaagctcagacattgatagatccctgttctttaaataaaacagggtgcccactcacacctgattgtcatcccattgattgaaaacatctgaatctaatttcacctttaaattaactgctaatcctagaggttcacatacttttgccactcacagatatgtaatattggatcattttcctcaataaataaatgaccaagtataatatttttgtctcatttgtttaactgggttctctttatctacttttaggacttgcatgaaaatctgatgatgttttaggtcctatttatgcagaaatatagaaaattctaaagagttcacaaactttcaagcaccactgattGCACCTGGTTCAGAGCCTGCCTACCTGTCCATGTTGATCTGGTAGTAGGTCTCAGAGGAAATTGGGATCCAGTAGATGCTGCCATTGTAGTAGGAGCTGTCAATCTCTCCCAGGAACAACATGCTACCCTCTTGCTcactaaaatattgaaataaacccATTCACTTTCTCAAAACAAACCTAGCCAAGCTTTGAGACAACATTAACATTTTATATAAATTTGGCTGTAGAAGTTTTAAAGCATTGACAGCTTAAGAATTTAAAAGTCAAGTGGTAAGCAGATAGAAATGACAGGTTCTGCTGTGATTATATAATAAACTAGAAAAAGAGCTGTTTTAAGGATGACCATACTTGCTCAGGTAGACTGAGAAGAGGTCCTGGGAGACCAAGCCCTGACTCATCATGTTGTCAAAGacaggagtgacatcatcagaggcaATGGATTTGTAGGCCAGACCCAGGATACCATCTGCCGTCATGCTAGCCATGTAGGGTGCCTCAGTTTCACTCAGTCCGAAGACCTGATTTTGCACTGAAATTCCACCAACCTACAGCAGAAACGCTTAGGAGTCACTCACCAGTAACATACCATTATGTTATTTAGGTTTGACTTTAAGTAATTAATAAATCTTTCAATTTAATTGAGCTTAATGTTCTGAAAGGATTGAGTAGTATGGTAGGTAAAGAATAATAAACATTTACATCTTTACATGAAAgcacacttttttaaaataatatcttAAAGTAACCTCCTgcgaaccaagaaaaaaatgtgtctctcaatttctcttattgtgatttccttactaggaatttcccagcaaccctcctagtcacatgatatatcattggaaagcccaggatgtactctttacaacacaccaggattcaagtgaaaagcttgaaagagtaagagagtgtgcacgtaaaacaaatgtcaactacagaggacacaagtctatgggttggttctcaggaggatataaaAATATTCAGATAAAAACCCTGCACTTCCAAAAGTCCTGTATAGTTTTAGTGTTATCATACAGAACCTTTTATGGTCTTGTgattttaaattacattttgttaTTTAATCCTGTTATCTGTAGATTTGTAAAGGTAATGAAGCATGTCAGGCAGAATTTCAGAAAGAGCTCATTACACGAGCATGAGAAACTCAAATAGCAATGCTGTGCCACCCACAAGACAAATATGAGTTTGTAAATTGTACTAGACAATACATTTATATGGTGATAACTGTATTATTTATTTCCAaggccaaatcagaaaaagtttgaatagtatggaaaatgcaaatcaaAAAGCAAAGCTGTGATTTATAAAATTTTCATTAGAGACAGTATgaatccaagatatttcatgtgttGTCTGGTCtacttcatttgttaatatacatccattcctgtgtttcaggcctgcaacacattccaaataaAGTTTGGACATGGGCAACTGAGGACGAGTAATAAGGtaaagcaattaaataatgatgcgatttgaaataactgatgtcagcaggtgactgccatcatgatttgatacaaaattagtatccaggaaagacctagACTTTGGAGAGCAAAGATGGGTGAAGAATtcaatttgtcaacaaatgcatgagaaaattattgaaatattcAAAGACTCTGTTccacaaagaaagataggaagggatttggatatttcaccctctatggggcataatatcattaacgattcaaggaatctcaaGGAATTTTAATGCGAAAAGGACAGGGTGCAAGACTACAGTAagttgaacacccgtgatctccaatccctcagacagcactgcatcaagaactgttatttatctatagctgatataaccacatgtgctcaggattactttggaaaacatTAGTCAAGCACtaaaatatggagttacatccacaaatgctagTTAAATGTttcctgtgcaaaaaggaagcctcatctttactgtgtccagaagcactgttgacttatctgggctcagaggcatcttggatggaccatcacacagtggaaatgtgtactgtGGTCACACGAGTCagcattccaggtcttttttgtaagaaatgagcACCATGTGATCCAGACTAAAGACAaaaagaaccatccagactgctaccagtaacaagtccaaaagccatagtctgtcatggtatgggggtgtgttagtgcccttggcaaaggtaacttacacttctgtgatggcagcattcatgcagaaaagtacactgagattttggagcaacatactgtatgctgccttcaagacgacatcttttccagggacacCCATGCATTGTTCaagaagacaatgcaaaaccacattctacacacattacaaaggcatgactgtggaagaacagcgtgtctgtcccctctgtccccaacagaaAATGAATCACAaacttttaaacaaacaaacaaaaaaatatgacaatgatgacctcatactgttgcacaccttaagacctttttaaaggaagaatgggacaaaataacacctgaaatgcttcatcacttggtgtcttcagtccctaaacatcttttaagtgttgtgaacaGGAATAGAAATGTTATAAAAtcataaatgctttaccatcccaactttttgtgaAATGTGTTGTAACAATCAAAATtgtatgtttattttgaaaaaacaataaaattcatgatgtAACATCAAATCatatgctgttgtattgttttgagtgtagtACAGGTCAACGATTATTTACAAATccctgttttcagttttaatttcaatttccacaTACTGTCCCAAtttcttctgatttggggttgtaaaaaaaCATGTCTAAACATCTAAATAGACCATTAATTAAGAGATGCCACTGAACCAAAAATGCAATGTTTTATGTTGTAATAGTGATCTTAAGTTTCAATTGAAAGACTATGAGTCTAATACATTAAGTTctaataagattttttttaattatttaaaaataaaaatatgcattTCCTCTGTTGCCTGGAAAGAGGTTCAATAATTAGTATGTGTGTCAGTGAAAGTATAACTACCGTCACAGTGTCATTTCCAATGAATCCGGTCATGCTGCCTGTGCCATACGCaatagagagagactgataggtgCTCCGGAATGTGCTGGATTGCTGTGGATTGAACTGCTTATGGTTCtctaaagaagaaataaaagtaaTATAGTCCCGCTTTACATGTGATTGGATGTTAATTTCATCTGACCCCATGAAAAGACAGGTTTCTTTAGATATTCAGTAGCTTCAAGACTTATAATACTCACCGCAGGCTTGGCTGGAACAGTACACAGACGGCACCCACAGATTAGATGAGCCTGTGTCCATAACCACTGTGAAGGACTGAGGAGGAGTTCCGATGGTAATCACACCATAGTAAGAAAGCTAAAAAGGACAAGAATATATGCCAGAACATCAGTTACAGTGTATGTCACATTAATGTCCACTTGATGAATATATTAAATATTTATgggtaaaaaacaaaaacaaaatacactAAATAAAAAtcctaattttaaaaaaaaactggttAACATACATCAGCATAATTGGTCATGGACTCTTGGCCAGTCTGATCAAACTTGACCCAGGGGGCATAAGGATGTTTCTTTCTGTATTCCTCCCATAGACCTTGCTCCTGCAGCCTCTGCCGTGCAGTTTTGCCCTTGATCAGCGGTACCCTGTACCATAAATTATTATGATATTCATATTGTTTTTATAGCTTTCTTTGAAAATGACACACAGAACCCAGTATAGATTTACAAATGGAAAGCACAGAGCCCATaagaatagtttaaaaaaaagaaaaaagtatggaacACAAAATAAGTGTTGCATCAGTCTATCAATGCACAGTTAAAATGTTCAACTCTAATTAACTTGCAAATAGTATATTTAAGTGttcggaaattaaaaaaaaaaaactcaccaaATTCTGTTCTTACCCTAATGTATAATACTTCTGAAAATACTTAAAGTCTTACCTGATGCACTGTGAGAGTGCCACCAACACACACAGGATCAGAATCTGTTTCATTTTCTTCACAGAGGCTCTCCTGTattcagtcacacacacagagaccagaTGCTTTATATACAGTTAGACTACAGTCTCTTTACTTTACTTTTCCATTTCAGACTGATAAAGGAATGATTAGATGAGGAATATTTTGTTGAATAACACTGGGATTGTTCTCATGTGTTTTCTTTTTCTGAATGTTTTTGGAGCTTTATTCTTGTcacatcaaactttttttttttgtcaaggttACTGGTTCCCCTTGTGATATGCATTTGATAAAAGTAATGAATTATATCAAATGTCAATAATAACCTGCCATtttgttacctctgccaaggaggttatgttttcggtacactgtaaaaaaaaaaaatccgttgtttttacggaaaaatactggcagctgtggttgccagaataatcctgttaaaaatacagtgaaatgtaaacaacattacagaataacttgtacatttcactgggattccatgtacaattaatgataactaaatgtaaactttacaggtattcaacgtacaataatcaatacataactgttaatattacggatattcattgtacaataaaaa is a genomic window containing:
- the LOC132892549 gene encoding pepsin A-like — its product is MKQILILCVLVALSQCIRVPLIKGKTARQRLQEQGLWEEYRKKHPYAPWVKFDQTGQESMTNYADLSYYGVITIGTPPQSFTVVMDTGSSNLWVPSVYCSSQACENHKQFNPQQSSTFRSTYQSLSIAYGTGSMTGFIGNDTVTVGGISVQNQVFGLSETEAPYMASMTADGILGLAYKSIASDDVTPVFDNMMSQGLVSQDLFSVYLSNEQEGSMLFLGEIDSSYYNGSIYWIPISSETYYQINMDSVSINGQAVACTGGCQTIIDTGTSFIVGPTSDVTYLNSRLGATLDQDGYYKLNCDTIQSLPSISFTLNGYPFSIPPSSYVSQDYYGCTTRFGRSAGSLWILGDVFIRNYYTIFNRQTNSIGLAQVA